From a single Pseudomonas serboccidentalis genomic region:
- a CDS encoding YXWGXW repeat-containing protein: MSRSIKTLLAASLVAITLSGCIVEPVRPHRPPPPVEVVPVMPAPGYHWVAGHYRWGGHEWRWVPGHWRAY, translated from the coding sequence ATGTCCAGAAGCATTAAAACCTTGCTCGCCGCCTCGCTGGTGGCCATCACCCTGTCCGGCTGCATCGTCGAGCCGGTCCGGCCGCATCGGCCACCGCCACCGGTGGAAGTCGTACCGGTCATGCCTGCGCCGGGCTATCACTGGGTCGCCGGGCATTACCGCTGGGGCGGCCATGAATGGCGCTGGGTGCCGGGACACTGGCGGGCCTACTGA
- a CDS encoding YXWGXW repeat-containing protein, translating into MNVLRSLFKWRKSLLLVPMALAALASAPVFAQQVVIIQQAPPPMRMEVMPGPRSGYAWDQGHWRWEGRGYVWLPGHWQPVRYGAHWRPGHWQARGPNWFWVEGHWVR; encoded by the coding sequence ATGAACGTTTTGCGTTCACTGTTCAAATGGCGCAAAAGCCTGTTGCTGGTGCCGATGGCGCTGGCGGCGCTGGCCAGTGCGCCGGTGTTCGCCCAGCAGGTGGTGATCATTCAGCAAGCTCCACCGCCAATGCGCATGGAAGTGATGCCCGGGCCGCGTTCCGGTTATGCCTGGGATCAGGGCCACTGGCGCTGGGAAGGACGCGGTTACGTGTGGCTGCCCGGCCACTGGCAACCGGTGCGCTACGGTGCGCATTGGCGGCCGGGGCACTGGCAGGCGCGCGGGCCGAACTGGTTCTGGGTTGAAGGGCACTGGGTGCGCTGA